Proteins encoded by one window of Scatophagus argus isolate fScaArg1 chromosome 8, fScaArg1.pri, whole genome shotgun sequence:
- the dgkaa gene encoding diacylglycerol kinase, alpha a: MSTPTNPEVKELSPVDFIQLQQYIEYCSLKVKDVLREFDADGSLARHRHGECINEEGFRLFLKTYLEVEDIPVDLCQRLFRSFQNSEPTQEDSAKEVFLKDVSCYFSLLEDGQPRDKLEFAFKLYDRDGNGVLDSSEVDRIIAQMMHAAEYLGWDVSELRPVLKEMMTAIDADSSGTVSLDEWVEGGMNNVPLLVLLGLKMTQKDGQHLWRMKHFNKPVYCNVCQSMLLGLRKQGLCCTCCRYTVHGRCANRNPAPCTRTYVKSKKETGVPAHDWVSGNCDSRKCDKCQKKIKSLQGLTGKHCVWCHTIRHDECADQEPTECTCGLLRDHILPPWAIYPVIKERPNNVKNGSSGTTDDSELNTTPDGQVLQISPVPNTHPLLVFVNPKSGGKQGERVLHKFQYLLNPRQVYNLSNGGPGPGLSFFRNLQDYRILVCGGDGTVGWILDAIDKANLLVQPPVAVLPLGTGNDLARCLRWGGGYDGEDLSRILKDIEGSSRVLMDRWSVQVITDENQEKGDPVPYEIINNYFSIGVDASIAHRFHTMREKHPQKFNSRMKNKLWYFEFATSETISASCKKLSESLTIECCGTPLDLSSLSLEGIAVLNIPSMHGGSNLWGETKKGDAKGLTSQEEPEVIIDPETLKVTSQDLSDRRLEVVGLEGAMEMGQIYTGLKSAVRLAKTSQITIRTKKALPMQIDGEPWMQPPCTIHITHKNQASMLMAPQAKSSGFFNYK, from the exons ATGTCCACCCCCACAAACCCAGAGGTGAAGGAACTGAGCCCCGTCGACTTTATCCAGCTACAGCAGTACATTGAAT ACTGCAGCTTGAAGGTGAAAGACGTGCTGAGGGAATTTGATGCAGATGGCAGTCTGGCCCGGCACAGACACGGAGAG TGCATCAATGAAGAAGGCTTTCGTCTCTTCCTGAAGACTTATTTGGAAGTGGAGGACATCCCTGTGGATCTTTGCCAGCGACTCTTTCGCTCCTTCCAAAACTCTGAACCCACCCAGGAAGACAGTGCCA AGGAGGTCTTTCTGAAGGATGTTTCATGTTACTTCTCTCTGCTGGAGGACGGTCAGCCCAGGGACAAGCTCGAGT TCGCTTTCAAGCTGTATGACAGAGATGGCAACGGAGTCCTTGACAGCTCT gaagtggataGGATTATTGCTCAGATGATGCACGCTGCAGAATACCTCGGATGGGATGtgtcagagctgaggcca GTTCTGAAGGAGATGATGACAGCAATTGATGCTGACAGCAGCGGCACGGTGTCCTTGGACGAGTGGGTGGAAGGAGGCATGAACAACGTTCCCTTGCTGGTCTTGCTGGGTCTGAAG ATGACCCAAAAGGACGGTCAGCACCTTTGGAGgatgaaacatttcaacaagCCTGTTTACTGCAACGTTTGTCAGAGCATGCTGCTCGGTCTGAGGAAGCAGGGCCTGTGCTGCACCT GTTGCAGATACACGGTGCATGGCCGCTGCGCTAACAGGAACCCGGCTCCCTGCACCAGGACGTATGTGAAGTCAAAAAAAGAAACGGGG GTTCCAGCGCACGACTGGGTGAGTGGGAACTGCGACTCTAGGAAGTGTGATAAATGCCAGAAGAAGATCAAGAGCCTCCAAGGCTTAACGGGCAAACACTGCGTGTGGTGCCACACGATC cGTCATGATGAATGTGCAGACCAAGAGCCAACAGAGTGTACCTGTGGGCTGCTCAGAGACCATATCCTGCCTCCATGGGCAATATATCCTGTTATAAAG GAGAGACCAAACAATGTGAAGAATGGCAGCTCAGGCACAACAGATGACAGTGAGCTCAATACTACTCCTGATGGACAAGTGCTCCAG ATCAGCCCTGTGCCAAACACCCATCCTCTGCTCGTGTTTGTCAACCCTAAAAGTGGCGGCAAGCAGGGAGAAAG AGTCCTGCATAAATTTCAGTATTTACTGAATCCACGGCAGGTATACAACCTTTCAAATGGTGGACCTGGACCAGG ATTGAGCTTCTTCAGAAATCTGCAGGATTACAGGATCCTGGTGTGCGGGGGAGACGGAACGGTTGGCTGGATTTTAGATGCAATAG ACAAAGCCAATCTGCTGGTACAGCCACCTGTCGCAGTGCTTCCTCTGGGCACAGGAAATGACCTTGCACGATGTCTGCGATGGGGAGGAG GTTATGATGGTGAGGATCTGAGTCGTATTCTGAAAGACATCGAGGGCAGCTCTCGGGTGCTGATGGACCGCTGGAGTGTGCAGGTCATCACGGATGAGAATCAGGAGAAAGGCGACCCGGTGCCTTATGAAATCATCAACAACTATTTTTCCATCGGCGTT gaTGCCTCCATTGCCCACCGCTTTCACACAATGAGGGAGAAACATCCCCAGAAATTCAACAGCAG AATGAAGAACAAGCTGTGGTATTTCGAATTTGCCACTTCAGAAACCATCTCTGCTTCCTGCAAGAAACTGAGCGAAAGTCTAACAATCGAG TGCTGCGGTACTCCACTGGATCTCAGCAGCCTGTCTTTAGAGGGGATTGCCGTCCTAAACATTCCCAGCATGCACGGTGGCTCCAACCTATGGGGTGAGACCAAAAAAGGGGACGCCAAGGGACTAACGAGTCAGGAAGAGCCGGAGGTGATCATTGACCCAGAAACCCTCAAAGTGACCTCCCAAG ATCTCAGTGACCGTCGATTAGAGGTGGTCGGCCTCGAAGGAGCCATGGAGATGGGACAGATATACACGGGCCTCAAGAGCGCCGTGAGGCTCGCGAAGACATCACAAATCACCATCAG